The following are encoded together in the Macadamia integrifolia cultivar HAES 741 chromosome 10, SCU_Mint_v3, whole genome shotgun sequence genome:
- the LOC122091240 gene encoding protein AUXIN RESPONSE 4-like — protein MAVITEESEEKEERKPLLKNPETETPFSKPVKVTNSPAATAHAFAFWTYFTLAVSVVTLVFVCLSSLTPQDDKAWFLSLPNDVRLHYSKGRTIKVQVTPNRPPIEVFAIEEGPRDAETVVLVHGFGCNSYSFRQVIRSLVSSGIHAVAFDFPGSGFSDKSALEEDERWGGVLGRLYDVYSDIKEKGIFWGFDQLVETGQMPYEENTIRVSTTKSIKPLSLKSEEMGRVIGQVIDTMGLAPVHLVLHDSAVGMGASWALENSGSVSSLTLLDSDSKSLALPLWVLEMPVLREFVLGFSFAYARFLRLCCSRSIEMTAAEAHRVLLKGRDGRRAVVGLGKGLNYSFSLEEWAGSEAVKGMPLQVLWSSRWSEAWSKEGSKVAETVPGAIFVSHSGGRWPQEDAADEIAQSILQFVFSLPKSIRQVKEEPLPDHIQKMFDEAKDGAHETHHHHHGHGGGGHHHGGHDHMHAGYMDAYGLGHGWGS, from the exons ATGGCGGTTATAacagaagaatcagaagagaaagaagaacgaAAGCCGTTGCTGAAAAACCCAGAAACAGAAACTCCATTTTCGAAACCGGTTAAGGTTACCAACTCCCCTGCAGCCACAGCACACGCGTTTGCCTTCTGGACTTATTTCACTCTAGCGGTTTCCGTTGTTACTCTTGTCTTTGTTTGTCTCTCTTCACTAACCCCACAAGACGATAAAGCTTGGTTTTTGAGCTTACCCAACGATGTTCGTCTCCATTATTCCAAGGGTAGAACAATTAAGGTTCAGGTAACCCCAAATCGGCCTCCCATCGAGGTTTTCGCAATAGAAGAGGGTCCAAGAGATGCAGAGACCGTGGTTCTTGTTCACGGCTTCGGTTGTAACTCTTATTCTTTCCGTCAAGTGATTCGCTCGTTGGTTTCCAGTGGAATTCATGCCGTTGCATTCGATTTTCCTGGTTCTGGTTTCTCAGATAAATCCGCATtggaggaagatgagagatGGGGTGGTGTTCTGGGCAGGCTCTACGATGTTTACAGTGATATTAAGGAGAAGGGTATATTTTGGGGATTCGATCAGCTCGTCGAAACTGGACAGATGCCTTACGAAGAAAATACTATCAGGGTTTCTACGACTAAAAGTATTAAACCCTTGAGTTTGAAATCAGAGGAGATGGGTCGAGTTATTGGGCAAGTAATCGATACGATGGGTCTCGCACCTGTGCATCTAGTCTTGCACGATTCAGCTGTGGGAATGGGTGCTAGTTGGGCGTTGGAGAATTCAGGGTCTGTGAGTAGCTTAACTCTACTTGATTCTGACTCGAAATCCCTGGCTTTGCCGTTGTGGGTACTGGAAATGCCTGTTCTTAGAGAGTTTGTGTTGGGGTTCTCTTTCGCTTATGCCCGGTTCCTTCGATTATGTTGTTCGAGATCGATTGAGATGACAGCTGCAGAGGCTCATAGGGTTCTTTTAAAGGGGAGGGATGGTAGGAGAGCAGTTGTTGGACTTGGGAAGGGTTTGAATTATAGCTTCAGTTTGGAGGAATGGGCTGGTTCAGAGGCAGTGAAGGGCATGCCGCTTCAAGTGCTTTGGTCCAGTCGCTGGTCTGAAGCGTGGAGCAAAGAGGGAAGCAAGGTTGCAGAAACTGTTCCAGGGGCAATCTTCGTCTCTCATTCTGGTGGGCGCTGGCCTCAG GAAGATGCAGCAGATGAGATAGCTCAAAGCATTCTTCAGTTTGTGTTCTCATTGCCGAAATCCATTAGACAAGTTAAGGAAGAGCCTCTGCCTGATCATATTCAGAAGATGTTTGATGAAGCAAAAGACGGTGCCCATGAAacccatcatcatcaccacGGTCATGGTGGCGGTGGCCATCACCATGGGGGCCATGACCACATGCATGCTGGCTACATGGACGCGTACGGCCTTGGTCATGGTTGGGGGAGTTGA